The following nucleotide sequence is from Vicingaceae bacterium.
TATCAAAATTATTGAACGCTCATCACGCACCGTTGGAAGGGCTGTTTTCTTTTCCATATTGGTAACGCTCATTTCATTCTCTCCCATATTGTTTCTCGAAGGGCAGGAAAAGAAAATGTTTTCGCCTTTGGTATGGACAAAAACCTTTACTATGATTGGCTCCGCCATTATATCATTATTTGTTGTCCCAATGCTGTTGCGTTCTTTAATGAAAGGCAAGCTCATTCCTGAAAGCAGAAACCCCGTTGCAAATTTCTTTATAAAAATATACAGCCCTGTTTTGCGCCTTTGCCAGCATTGGAAAAAAACGGTAATTGCTATTGCTGCTTTAATCGTGGTGGGTAGCATTCCTTTTGTAGTGCGTTTGGGTTCGGAATTTATGCCACCGTTAGACGAAGGTTCTCTTTTGTTTATGCCCGTTACACTTCCTGATGTTTCCAACAACGAAGCCAAACGTATTTTGCAGGTGCAGGACAAACTCATCATGTCTGTTCCCGAAGTGGAAAACGTATTGGGAAAAGCAGGAAGAGCTTATACCGCTACCGACAATGCACCCATGAGTATGATTGAAAGTATTATTTTACTAAAACCAAAATCGGAATGGCGCAAATGAATGACTACCGAAAAACTCATCACAGAGTTAAACGATAAGGTGCAGATACCGGGTGTTACCAGCGGTTGGACACAACCTATTATCAACCGAATCAACATGCTTTCTACCGGAGTGAGAACAGACATCGGAATAAAAATATATGGACAAGAATTAGATACTATTTACAACATTGCAAGGCAAATTGAAAAATCATTACAGGGCATCGAAGGTCTTACCGATTTATATGTAGAGCAACTCACAGGAGGCAAATACCTTGATGTAAAAATTAAGAGGGAGGAAATTGCCCGCTACAATCTTTCTATTGAAGAAGTAAATATGATTATTGAAATGGCATTGGGTGGAATGCCGCTGACGCAAACCGTTGAAGGGCGTCAGCGTTTCAGTGTTTCTATGCGTTTGGCACAGGATTTCAGAAGTGATATTTCAGAAATAAAACGTATACCTATTCAAACCGCTAACTATGGCGTTGTTCCACTTTCGGCAGTCGCAGATATTGAAATTTCTGAGGGGCCGCCCATGATAAATTCTGAAAATGCGATGTTGAGAGGAACGGTTCTGTTCAATGTGCGCGGCAGAGATATGGGCAGTGTGGTAAACGATGCCAAAAAACGAATTGATGCCGCCTTTGAAAAACTTCCCAACGGTTATTTCATAGAATGGAGTGGACAATATGAAAATAAAGTCCGTGCAGAAAAACGATTAAAAATTATCATTCCTATCACCCTTCTCATTATCGCTTTTGTGTTGTATTTCACTTTTCATTCTGTCAAGGAAATGCTCATTGTGCTTTCCAGTATTCCCATTGCTTTAATCGGTGGTGTGTATTCCATGTATTTTTTTGAAGTGAATTTTTCCGTTGCTGTTGCCGTAGGTTTCATTGCCTTGTTTGGAATAGCAGTAGAAACAGGTGTACTGATGCTCGTTTACATGAATGAAGCCATACACGATGCAGTGGATAAAAAGGGAAGCGCAGAACTTTCACACGAAGAAGTTCAGACAGCCGTTTTTTCAGGCGCAGTAATGCGTGTCCGACCCAAACTAATGACCGTAATGGCTGACATGATTGGACTGATGCCTATTCTGTTGGCAACAGGCGTGGGAAGCGATGTAATGAAACCCATCACCATTCCTTTTGTATTCGGGTTGATTACCTCTACACTTTTCGTGTTAATCGTATTACCTGTGGTTTATCAGTTGGTGAAAGAATATGAATTGAAAAAACGAGGCAAAGTAGAATACCTTGAAATAAAAGATTAATGAAAACAGTAAGCGCACATACAATCCCTGTAACAAAACTTATCACTGAACTTGGTAGTGATAGAGAAAAAGGATTAAATTCACTTGAAGCAGCCAACCGTATTTCACAATACGGCAGAAACACTATTCAATCCGATAAAGGAAAACATCCCTTGAAAATAGTCCTGTCTCAATTTAATAACCTCTTGGTGTATTTACTGCTGTTTGCAGCCGCCATGTCATTTTGGTTTCAGGAATACTTGGATGCAACCGCAATTCTGCTTGTAATACTCGTAAATGCGAGCATTGGCTTTTGGATGGAAATGCAGGCAGAACGCTCCATGAATGCCCTTAAAAAAATGGCAAGTGTTCCGGCAAAAGTGTTCAGGGATGGTAAGTTAACTGAAATTTCTTCCGAAGAAGTCGTTCCGGGCGATATATTATTTGTTGAGGCAGGCGATATGATTACTGCCGATGCAAGGATTATTAATGCAACGCAACTTTCAGTAAATGAAGCATCGCTTACGGGTGAAGCCATGCCCGTTGAAAAAATCGCAAACGAACTTTCGGAAGATGTGCCGCTTGCCGACCGAACCAACATGCTGCACAAAGGCACTTTTGTTACCAACGGAAATGCAACTGCATTGGTAACGGCAACAGGAATGAAAACCGAATTGGGAAAAATTGCTCATCTCGTGCAAGGTGCCGAGCAATCAGCCACACCGCTCGAAAAAAAGTTACAGGTTTTTAGCCGTAAACTCATCTACATTACGGTTGCTTTAGTAGTGCTGATTTTCATTGTCGGAATGTTCACGCATGGCGATTATCTGAAAATGCTCGAAACAGCTATTGCCCTTGCTGTAGCAGCTATCCCTGAAGGTCTTCCCATTGTAGCAACACTCGCATTAGCGCAGGGCATGATGAAAATGGCAAAGCACAATGTAATTGTAAAAAAACTTTCAGCGGTGGAAACCCTTGGCGGCACAACTGTTATTTGCACCGACAAAACAGGAACACTAACACAAAATAAAATAGAGGTTACAGACTTAATCCCTGCTGATGAAACTTCTGAAAAGAACAAACAAATCATGCAGCAAATCGCTGTTTTATGCAACACAGCATCCATTCAGATTTCAGAAAACGAAATAAAAGAAATTGGCGACCCGCTGGAAACGGGCTTATTGAAATATGCACACAAAAACGGAGAGAATATTGAGCAGTTGCGACAGCAGTTTCCTAAAATAGATGAAGTCCCGTTTTCATCGGAAACAAAAATGATGGCAACGCTGCATAGCGGAAACAATGGATATATTGTTTATGCCAAAGGCGCGGCAGAAGAAATCCTTAAACAATGCAGCCATATTCTTATCGCTTCCGAAATTCAAGTGCTGAATGAAGAAACAAGAAAACATTGGAAAGAAAAATCGGAACAATTGGCAGCATCCGGTTTACGGGTAATAGCCGGAGCATATAAGGAAGCATCCTCAAAAGATATTTCGCTTACCACCGATTTGGTTTTTGCGGGGCTTTACGGCATGATGGACCCTCCAGCCGAAGATGTGTTTGATGCCATCAAAGAATGTAAAGAGGCAGGTATTAAAGTCGTAATGATTACAGGCGACCATCCCGCTACTGCCAATTACATTGCTAATCAATTAGGCATTTCTGAAAACAATGCCCCAATTGTCGGAAAAGAAATGAAACCCGCTTCCCAATTGAGCGAAAATGAAAAACAACTTTGGCTCAATACATCTGTTTTTGCAAGGGTAACTCCCGCACAAAAATTAGATTTGGTAACGGTATTGCAGGAGAATGGAAATATAGTTGCCATGACAGGCGATGGAGTGAATGATGCCCCTGCTTTAAAAAAGGCAGACATCGGCATTGCAATGGGAGTGAGAGGAACACAAGTGGCTCAGGAAGTAGCAGACATGGTGTTGAAAGACGATAAGTTTTCGTCCATTGTTCTCGCCATTAAACAAGGTCGTGTTATTTTCAAAAACATTCAGGAATTTGTCATTTACCTGCTTTCCTGCAACATGAGCGAATTGTTTGTTGTGTCATTGACAGCTTTGTCTAACCTGCATTTTCAATTAATTCCACTGCAAATACTTTTTATCAATCTCATAACCGATGTATTGCCCGCCCTTGCTTTGGGAGTAAGCGAAGGCAGTCCTTTTGTGATGAAGCATAAACCCCGAAATCCTGCTGAACCACTTTTAAAAACAAGACAGTGGTATGCCGTATGGGTTTATGCGGCAATCATTTCCGTTTGCACCTTGGGAGCAGTTTTCTTTAGTCAAATTGTTTTGCATACAGGCGAACGCTTTGACCCGAAATTGTGCAACAACATTTTATTCTTCACACTTATATTTTGCCAGTTGTTCCATGTGTTCAATATGGCATCGGTTAAAACATCTTTCTTCAAATCCGAAGTATTTCGCAATAAATATGTGTGGTATGCACTGGTTTCAAGTTTGCTCATTGTGCTTTCTGTATTTTTTATTCCCCCGGTTCGTGAAGCATTGAATGTTCAGTCGCTTAAATTAGAAGACTGGTTGGTAGTTATTGCTTCTGCTTTGATTTCGCTCTTGGTTATTCAATTTTTAAAACGCACAAACCTAATACACGATGAAGATTAATACTGAAAATATAAACATTACGAAGGCATCAGGCGAAATTGTTCCTTTCAATA
It contains:
- a CDS encoding hypothetical protein (possible pseudo, internal stop codon, frameshifted), which gives rise to MEKQRIGNTKELSEEERIKIIERSSRTVGRAVFFSILVTLISFSPILFLEGQEKKMFSPLVWTKTFTMIGSAIISLFVVPMLLRSLMKGKLIPESRNPVANFFIKIYSPVLRLCQHWKKTVIAIAALIVVGSIPFVVRLGSEFMPPLDEGSLLFMPVTLPDVSNNEAKRILQVQDKLIMSVPEVENVLGKAGRAYTATDNAPMSMIESIILLKPKSEWRK
- a CDS encoding hypothetical protein (possible pseudo, internal stop codon), translated to MTTEKLITELNDKVQIPGVTSGWTQPIINRINMLSTGVRTDIGIKIYGQELDTIYNIARQIEKSLQGIEGLTDLYVEQLTGGKYLDVKIKREEIARYNLSIEEVNMIIEMALGGMPLTQTVEGRQRFSVSMRLAQDFRSDISEIKRIPIQTANYGVVPLSAVADIEISEGPPMINSENAMLRGTVLFNVRGRDMGSVVNDAKKRIDAAFEKLPNGYFIEWSGQYENKVRAEKRLKIIIPITLLIIAFVLYFTFHSVKEMLIVLSSIPIALIGGVYSMYFFEVNFSVAVAVGFIALFGIAVETGVLMLVYMNEAIHDAVDKKGSAELSHEEVQTAVFSGAVMRVRPKLMTVMADMIGLMPILLATGVGSDVMKPITIPFVFGLITSTLFVLIVLPVVYQLVKEYELKKRGKVEYLEIKD
- a CDS encoding ATPase — protein: MKTVSAHTIPVTKLITELGSDREKGLNSLEAANRISQYGRNTIQSDKGKHPLKIVLSQFNNLLVYLLLFAAAMSFWFQEYLDATAILLVILVNASIGFWMEMQAERSMNALKKMASVPAKVFRDGKLTEISSEEVVPGDILFVEAGDMITADARIINATQLSVNEASLTGEAMPVEKIANELSEDVPLADRTNMLHKGTFVTNGNATALVTATGMKTELGKIAHLVQGAEQSATPLEKKLQVFSRKLIYITVALVVLIFIVGMFTHGDYLKMLETAIALAVAAIPEGLPIVATLALAQGMMKMAKHNVIVKKLSAVETLGGTTVICTDKTGTLTQNKIEVTDLIPADETSEKNKQIMQQIAVLCNTASIQISENEIKEIGDPLETGLLKYAHKNGENIEQLRQQFPKIDEVPFSSETKMMATLHSGNNGYIVYAKGAAEEILKQCSHILIASEIQVLNEETRKHWKEKSEQLAASGLRVIAGAYKEASSKDISLTTDLVFAGLYGMMDPPAEDVFDAIKECKEAGIKVVMITGDHPATANYIANQLGISENNAPIVGKEMKPASQLSENEKQLWLNTSVFARVTPAQKLDLVTVLQENGNIVAMTGDGVNDAPALKKADIGIAMGVRGTQVAQEVADMVLKDDKFSSIVLAIKQGRVIFKNIQEFVIYLLSCNMSELFVVSLTALSNLHFQLIPLQILFINLITDVLPALALGVSEGSPFVMKHKPRNPAEPLLKTRQWYAVWVYAAIISVCTLGAVFFSQIVLHTGERFDPKLCNNILFFTLIFCQLFHVFNMASVKTSFFKSEVFRNKYVWYALVSSLLIVLSVFFIPPVREALNVQSLKLEDWLVVIASALISLLVIQFLKRTNLIHDED